The DNA sequence GGTCGAGCGCCTCCTCTGGGGTGATCCGCCCGCCCGCTGCGGCACGGTCGAGCACAGACTGGAGGTCGGCCTTCTCGGTCACCGGGGCGTCCCTTTCGTCAAGCAAATAAGAAGGTGTGCGCGAAGCGCTCGAAACAAGGGTGGTGGTGGGAGACGGGTGGGCGGACCGAACCAGCCTACGCCAGGCGTTTCGACTCGCGGACGTCAGGCCGCGCCCGCCTCGGTCCCCACCTCACGCCGCGTACGCCCCGATCAGCAGCCCGACGAGCCCTCCGCCGAGCAGGAACGGTCCGAACGGGATCGCCGTCCTGCGCCCCGCCCGCCGCAGAACGACCAGCGCACCGCCGTACAGAGCCCCGAACAGGAACCCGGCGAAGGTGCCGAGCATGACCGTCGGCCAGCCGTACCACCCCAGCGCCGCCCCCACCCCGAGCGCGAGCTTCACATCGCCGAAGCCCATGCCGCCGGGGTTGATGAGCCATAGTACGAAGTAGCCGGCGCCGAGCGCGAGGGCGGCCCACAGGGCGGTGGGCCAGTCGCCGGCGTGTTCGGGGACGAGGGCGGCCAGGCCGAGCAGCAGCAGCGCGGCGCCCGCGAGCGGCAGGGTCAGGGCGTCGGGCAGCCGCCGCACCCGCAGGTCGACGACCGTGAGCAGCACGCCGACGGGCGCCAGCAGCAGCCAGACGCCCAGCTCGGGCCGGGTGCCGGTGGCCGCGGCGAGGGCGGCGCAGACGAGGGCGGTGACGGTGGCCATGAGAGCCGTACCGGGCCCGTACGACGGCGAGTCGGTGCAGTCCCGGCACCGGGCCCACCCGAGCCAGCCCCCGATCGGGTGCCCGCCCGGACACCGCTCCCGCCAGTCCTCCTCCTGCGCGACGGAGAACCGATGGGCGGGCCGGGGCAGCAGCGTGCCCGCCGCGGCACCCCAGAGTGCGGCCACCACGACCAGGACGAGCGTGCTCACCCCTGCTCGACCTTGGACAGCCGCGCCTCGGGCTTGCCCTCCGCGTCGCTCTCCGAGCGGAACACCAGGTCGTCGCCGGCGGGCGAGATCCGGACGGTGTGCGGTGCCGGGTTGCAGCCGCCGTGGTTGGTCTTCCTGCCCACGGACGTGACGACGAGTTCCTTCGCCGTCACCTTCTTCAGGGTCAGTACGTCGTTGCAGACGAGGCCGAGCACGTCCGTCTGCCGGAGTGTGCCCAACTCCTCGCCCACGTCGGCCTTGTGCACGGTGAGCCGGTAGGTGCCCGACGGCAGGGCGCCGGCCAGGGCGGTGGCCTGGCCCTCCCAGGTGCCGATGTAGCGGGCGGGCACGGAGCCCTCGACCCGGGTGGGGGTGCCCTCGCCCGGCGATGCGGACGAGGCAGTGTCGGAACCCGCGTTGGTGTCCTGGTCTCCGCCGCCCGGCAACAGGTCGAACAGGAACGCCGACCCCACCGTCACCGCGGCCAACGCCCCCGCCACCGCGAGCGCGACGGTGCAGCTCAGCCTCCGTCCACGGCCGCCCTCCCCAGGCGCCGAGGCCGCCGCGACGGAGAGGGAGAGCTTGCCGGGGCGGCTGTCGGACGCGGATGCCGGGGTCGCATCCTGCGGCGGGGCGTCCCGGGGTTCGGGGACGGCCGCGGACGGCATGGACGCGCCGGCACCCCCCACCACCGGCATGACCGGCGGCGGCCCGAACTCCCCCACCGTGGCCTGCCGGCTGAACCCCACCGGCCCCGAGGGGACATCGCCTCCCGGCCGGCCGGTCTCTCCCGGCTCCCCCGCCTCCAGGTTCAGCAGCCGCACGGCACTCCGGCTGACCTGCTCGACCAGCCCGCCCGGCAGCCACCCGCCCGTCACCAGCCGGGCCGCCCCGTCCGGAGCCAGGCGCCTGGCGACCTCACCCGGCGCGGGCCGGGCACCCGGCTCCTTGGCCAGGCAGGCCTCCACCAGCTCCCGCACGTCGCCGTCCAGCGGGCCGAGTTCGGGCTCCTCGTGCACGACCTTGTAGAGCAGCGCCGCCGACGAGTCCCCGGAGAACGGCGGCTCCCCGGTCGCCGCGTACGCCAGGACCGCGCCCAGCGAGAAGACGTCCGCCGCTCCCGTGGCGCCCTTGCCCACGATCTGTTCGGGCGACATGTATCCGGGGGAGCCGACCGAGACGCCGGTGGACGTCAGGGACGCCGTGCCGTCCATGGCTCTCGCGATGCCGAAGTCGATCAGCAGGGGGCCGTCCAGTGTCAGCAGGACGTTCGACGGCTTCACGTCCCGGTGCACCAGCCCCAGTTCGTGTACGGCCGCCAGCGCCTCGGCCAGCCCGGCCCCCAGCGCTCGTACCGAATGCGCGGGCAGCGCGCCCGAGTCCGCGACTGCGGCCGACAGCGACGGACCCGCCGCATAGCCGGTGGCCACCCACGGCACCGCGGCCTGCGGATCCGCGTCCAGCACGGGCGCCGTCCACGCGCCGCCCACCCGCCGCGCCGCGTCCACCTCCCGGCGGAAGCGGGCGCGGAATTCCTCGTCCAGCGCGAAGTGCGGATGCACGATCTTGACGGCGACCGTACGGCCGCCCGCGCTGCGGCCGAGATACACCCGCCCCATGCCGCCGGAGCCGAGCCGGCCGAGCAGCCGGTACGGCCCGACGACCGTGGGCTCGTCAACTCCGAGCGGCTGCATCGGCTTCCACCCCTCCCCCGTACGGCCCAGTGCGGCCGTGGAACTTCCAGCAGATTAGTGGGCGCGGACCCCACCCTCACGGCTGAAGCAGATCCACCTTCACATCCGCCGCGAAGCCCGTCGTCGGTCCCACCCGCCGCGCGAACTCCGCGACCGCCTCCAGCTGCGGGCCGCCGAAACGGAAGTCGAGGGTCGTGAAGTACCGCTCCAGGACCTGCTCGTCGAAGGCCTCCCAGCGGGCGGCCTGCTCGGCGACCTTGCCGACCTCGTCCAGGGAGAGGTTGCGGGAGGAGAGGAAGGCCTCGTGGACCTGGCGGGTGATGGCCGGCTCGCGCTCCAGGTAGTCCCGGCGCGCCGCCCAGACCGCGAAGACGAAGGGCAGGCCGGTCCACTCCTTCCAGAGCGAGCCGAGGTCGTGCACCTCAAGGCCGTAGCGCGGGCCGTCGAGGAGGTTGGCCCGCAGCGCCGCGTCTCCGATGAGTACGGCCGCCTCCGCCTCCTGCATCATCAGGCTGAGGTCGGGCGGGCAGGTGTAGTAGGAGGGCTGTACGCCGTAGCGCTCGGCGAGCAGCAGCTGGGCCAGCCGGACCGAGGTGCGCGAGGTCGAGCCGAGGGCGACCCGGGCGCCGTCCAGCCGGTCCAGCGGGACCTGCGAGACGATCACACAGGACATCACCGGGCCGTCGCAGCCGACAGCGATGTCAGGGAAGGCGACCAGGTCGTCGGCGTTGCGCAGGAACTCGACGAGGGTGATGGGCCCGATGTCGAGGTCGCCCCGCACCAGCTGCTCGCTGAGCTTCTCGGGGGTGTCCTTGGTCAGCTCGAAGTCGAGGAGCGTGCCCGTTCTCGCGAGCCCCCAGTACAGGGGCAGGCAGTTCAGGAACTGGATGTGGCCTACGCGCGGCCTGGTGCGAGAATTGTCCACATCGCGAGACTAGACCCCATGGGGTAGCGTGCACCCTTCAGGGTGGCGACTCTCCGGTGACGCTCAGATCACCAGCGCTCCCGTCAACCCCGACACGTGGGTTCAAACGTCCGGGTGACGTGATCTTGACCTCTATTGCTTTCGGCTGCCCGCATGCTAGGCTCGCCGCAAGTTGCAGTTTGGTTTCCCTTGCAGTACAGAGCCTGCGGAGCATGTGACCGCGGGCTCTCGTCGTTTTCAGACGTATGCAGTTGTGCGGCATTTTGTTTTCACACTTGCAGGGTTCTGGAGCAGGGCAACCCTTTGGGCCCAAGGAGGGCTTATGGCTACCGGAACCGTGAAGTGGTTCAACGCCGAAAAGGGCTTTGGCTTCATCGCCCAAGAAGGCGGCGGCCCCGACGTCTTCGTTCACTACTCCGCGATCAATGCGAGCGGCTTCCGTTCGCTGGAGGAGAACCAGCAGGTCTCCTTCGACGTGACCCAGGGCCCGAAGGGCCCGCAGGCGGAGAACGTCACCCCCGTCTGATCAGTTCGATCAGTCTGATCATTCGGTCTCGGAGCCTGGTGCTTTGATCCGGAACAGATAGCAGTACCCAAGGAGCCCCGTGCCGCAAGGCAACGGGGCTCCTGCCTTTCCTCCCCCGTCGAGGGCTAGATGTGCTGCATGACCAGCACGAACGTCGTTCCGGGGGCGAGCGCCTCGTACGAGTGGGGCACATCCCCGCGATACGACATGTAGTCGCCGGGCTCCAGCTCGACCTCGTCCCCCCGCGGTCCCGCCTTCACGCGCCCCGTGCTCACGATCAGATGCTCCACCGACCCCGGAATGTGCGGCTCCGACTCCCGGGCCGGGCCGGGTTCCGCGCGCAGGTGGTAGATGTCACGGCGAGCGCCGGGCGGACTGGCGGAGAGCAGCGTGGCCACGTAGTCCGCCCGCTCGGAGGCGACCGTGGGTCCCTCCCCCGCCCGGATCACCTGGACCGCCGGCGACGGCGGCTCCACCAGCGCACTGAACGGCACGCCGAGCGCGACCCCCAGCGCCCACAGCGTCTCCACGCTGGGGTTCCCGCCGCCGGCCTCCAGCTGGGAGAGCGTGGACTTCGCGATCCCGGCCCGTTTGGCCAGCTCGGACAGGGACAGCCCGGCCCGGGTGCGCTCGCGCCGCAGCGAGGCGGCGATCCAGGTCAGGGGCTCGCTCATCGGTTCACTTCCCGTCGTTCGCTGCGCCGGTCCATTCGTTCGCCTTGACGAACGGATGCCCGACTGTTCATTCTGGAAAACATGCGTTCGCTACTCCGAACACCGATGATGTCACCTCTTCCGGCGCCCGAGATGACGGCCCTGCTGCGCGACAGCGCCCTCATCTGGCTGGCCGGCGGGGTCGTGGGCGTCTCCTTCGGCGCGATCGCGGTGGCCGGCGGGCTGCCGGTGTGGGTGCCGGTGGTGATGTCACTGATCGTCTACGCGGGCTCGGCCCAGTTCAGCGCGGTCGGCGTGCTGCTGGCCGGGGGCGGGCCGTTCGCCGCGGCGGCCACCGGGCTGCTCCTCAACACCCGCACGGCCGCCTTCAGCCTGGCCGTCGCGGACATCCTCGGCCGGGGCCGCCTCGCCCGCCTCCTCGGCGCCCACCTCGTGTCCGACGAGACGGTGGCCTTCACCCTCGCCCAACCGGATCCCGTACGCCGCCGGGTGGCGTTCTGGGTGAACGGGCTCGGCCTGTTCGTCACCTGGAACATCGGTGTCCTCGCCGGCGCGCTCGCCGGAACCGCACTGGGCGACACGGCGACGTACGGCCTGGACGCCGCCTTCCCCGCCGTACTGGTCGCACTGGTCCTGCCCACCCTGCGCAAGGACTCCGCCGTACGCCGTGCCGCGCTCCTCGGCGCCGCCCTCGCCCTGGCCGCGGTACCGGTCGTCCCGGCGGGGGTTCCGGTGCTGCTGGCGCTGGCGGGGCTCGTCGCGTACCGCCCGTCCGGCAGGAAGGACGACGCGTCATGACCAGCACGACGGGAACGGTCGCCATGATCCTGGCGCTGGCGGTGGGGACGTACGCCTTCCGTCTGGTCGGGCCGGCCCTGCACGGGCGGGTCGCGCTCCCCGCGCGGATCCAGGAGCTGTTGGCGGCGGGTGCGGTGGTGCTGCTCGTGGCGCTGCTGGCGACGGGGACGTTGACGGAGGGCGGCGGCTTCGCGGGGTGGGCGCGGCCGGCCGGGGTGCTGGTGGGCGGCGTGCTGGCGTGGCGGCGGGCGCCGTTCCCGGTGGTGGTGCTGGGGGCGGCCGTGGCCACCGCGGTGCTGCGGGCGGCAGGGGTGCCATGAGCCGGCCCCGTGGGAGAATCGCCAGGTGAACGAC is a window from the Streptomyces sp. NBC_00299 genome containing:
- a CDS encoding helix-turn-helix domain-containing protein, which produces MSEPLTWIAASLRRERTRAGLSLSELAKRAGIAKSTLSQLEAGGGNPSVETLWALGVALGVPFSALVEPPSPAVQVIRAGEGPTVASERADYVATLLSASPPGARRDIYHLRAEPGPARESEPHIPGSVEHLIVSTGRVKAGPRGDEVELEPGDYMSYRGDVPHSYEALAPGTTFVLVMQHI
- a CDS encoding AzlD domain-containing protein, whose product is MTSTTGTVAMILALAVGTYAFRLVGPALHGRVALPARIQELLAAGAVVLLVALLATGTLTEGGGFAGWARPAGVLVGGVLAWRRAPFPVVVLGAAVATAVLRAAGVP
- a CDS encoding menaquinone biosynthetic enzyme MqnA/MqnD family protein, with protein sequence MDNSRTRPRVGHIQFLNCLPLYWGLARTGTLLDFELTKDTPEKLSEQLVRGDLDIGPITLVEFLRNADDLVAFPDIAVGCDGPVMSCVIVSQVPLDRLDGARVALGSTSRTSVRLAQLLLAERYGVQPSYYTCPPDLSLMMQEAEAAVLIGDAALRANLLDGPRYGLEVHDLGSLWKEWTGLPFVFAVWAARRDYLEREPAITRQVHEAFLSSRNLSLDEVGKVAEQAARWEAFDEQVLERYFTTLDFRFGGPQLEAVAEFARRVGPTTGFAADVKVDLLQP
- a CDS encoding cold-shock protein — encoded protein: MATGTVKWFNAEKGFGFIAQEGGGPDVFVHYSAINASGFRSLEENQQVSFDVTQGPKGPQAENVTPV
- a CDS encoding serine/threonine-protein kinase, whose product is MQPLGVDEPTVVGPYRLLGRLGSGGMGRVYLGRSAGGRTVAVKIVHPHFALDEEFRARFRREVDAARRVGGAWTAPVLDADPQAAVPWVATGYAAGPSLSAAVADSGALPAHSVRALGAGLAEALAAVHELGLVHRDVKPSNVLLTLDGPLLIDFGIARAMDGTASLTSTGVSVGSPGYMSPEQIVGKGATGAADVFSLGAVLAYAATGEPPFSGDSSAALLYKVVHEEPELGPLDGDVRELVEACLAKEPGARPAPGEVARRLAPDGAARLVTGGWLPGGLVEQVSRSAVRLLNLEAGEPGETGRPGGDVPSGPVGFSRQATVGEFGPPPVMPVVGGAGASMPSAAVPEPRDAPPQDATPASASDSRPGKLSLSVAAASAPGEGGRGRRLSCTVALAVAGALAAVTVGSAFLFDLLPGGGDQDTNAGSDTASSASPGEGTPTRVEGSVPARYIGTWEGQATALAGALPSGTYRLTVHKADVGEELGTLRQTDVLGLVCNDVLTLKKVTAKELVVTSVGRKTNHGGCNPAPHTVRISPAGDDLVFRSESDAEGKPEARLSKVEQG
- a CDS encoding AzlC family ABC transporter permease, which gives rise to MRSLLRTPMMSPLPAPEMTALLRDSALIWLAGGVVGVSFGAIAVAGGLPVWVPVVMSLIVYAGSAQFSAVGVLLAGGGPFAAAATGLLLNTRTAAFSLAVADILGRGRLARLLGAHLVSDETVAFTLAQPDPVRRRVAFWVNGLGLFVTWNIGVLAGALAGTALGDTATYGLDAAFPAVLVALVLPTLRKDSAVRRAALLGAALALAAVPVVPAGVPVLLALAGLVAYRPSGRKDDAS
- a CDS encoding prepilin peptidase, which produces MSTLVLVVVAALWGAAAGTLLPRPAHRFSVAQEEDWRERCPGGHPIGGWLGWARCRDCTDSPSYGPGTALMATVTALVCAALAAATGTRPELGVWLLLAPVGVLLTVVDLRVRRLPDALTLPLAGAALLLLGLAALVPEHAGDWPTALWAALALGAGYFVLWLINPGGMGFGDVKLALGVGAALGWYGWPTVMLGTFAGFLFGALYGGALVVLRRAGRRTAIPFGPFLLGGGLVGLLIGAYAA